From one Alosa alosa isolate M-15738 ecotype Scorff River chromosome 5, AALO_Geno_1.1, whole genome shotgun sequence genomic stretch:
- the LOC125294965 gene encoding PE-PGRS family protein PE_PGRS26-like isoform X1, with protein sequence MRLGILIFVIFYLGVCLGDVGGPVQGGVGSNEKPTNTEKKTVTTKPEPEPESAGFDKNGADKAPQHFTAERGSGNAAGKVISSAKEDAVTGKDDHAMSENAVTEDAGKGGSTANREAAKNGSAGNGEARRNGFAGKAEPGKSGSAGNVEAGDGGSAGKAEPGKSGSAGNVEAGDGGSAGKAEPGKSGSAGNVEAGDGGSAGKAEPGKSGSAGNEEPGKSGSAGNVEAGDGGSAGKAEPGKSGSAGNEEAGDGGFTGKGEAGKSVTAGNEEPGKSGPEGNVEAGDGSSTGKAGKSGSAGNEETRKSGPEGNGEEGKSGSAGSGEAGKSGSEGNGETGDGGSAGKGEAGNRGSAGNGEAGKTKGEILSIDSNSSGKHVDDAESSHFFAYLVSTATLVALLYIGYHNKRKIIAFVVEGKRSNSTRRTKSGKYQKLEQQI encoded by the exons GTGATGTTGGTGGACCTGTCCAAGGGGGTGTTGGGTCAAATGAAAAGCCTACCAACACTGAGAAGAAAACTGTGACGACAAAACCTGAACCTGAACCTGAATCAGCAGGTTTTGACAAAAATGGTGCAGATAAGGCTCCACAACATTTCACAGCAGAGAGAGGTAGCGGTAATGCAGCAGGAAAAGTAATCTCCTCTGCAAAGGAAGATGCAGTCACTGGAAAGGATGACCATGCCATGAGTGAAAATGCAGTCACGGAAGACGCAGGAAAGGGTGGCTCCACAGCAAATAGAGAAGCAGCAAAGAATGGTTCCGCAGGAAATGGAGAAGCAAGAAGGAATGGTTTTGCAGGAAAAGCAGAACCAGGAAAGAGTGGTTCAGCAGGAAATGTAGAAGCAGGGGATGGTGGTTCTGCAGGAAAAGCAGAACCAGGAAAGAGTGGTTCAGCAGGAAATGTAGAAGCAGGGGATGGTGGTTCTGCAGGAAAAGCAGAACCAGGAAAGAGTGGTTCAGCAGGAAATGTAGAAGCAGGGGATGGTGGTTCTGCAGGAAAAGCAGAACCAGGAAAGAGTGGTTCAGCAGGAAATGAAGAACCAGGAAAGAGTGGTTCAGCAGGAAATGTAGAAGCAGGGGATGGTGGTTCTGCAGGAAAAGCAGAACCAGGAAAGAGTGGTTCAGCAGGAAATGAAGAAGCAGGGGACGGTGGTTTCACAGGGAAAGGAGAAGCAGGAAAGAGTGTTACAGCAGGAAATGAAGAACCAGGAAAGAGTGGTCCAGAAGGAAATGTAGAAGCAGGGGACGGTAGTTCAACAGGGAAAGCAGGAAAGAGTGGTTCAGCAGGAAATGAAGAAACAAGAAAGAGTGGTCCAGAAGGTaatggagaagagggaaagagtggTTCAGCAGGAAGTGGAGAAGCAGGAAAGAGTGGTTCCGAAGGAAATGGAGAAACAGGGGATGGTGGTTCCGCAGGGAAAGGAGAAGCAGGAAACCGTGGTTCAGCAGGAAATGGAGAAGCAGGAAAGACTAAAGGAGAGATACTCTCTATCGACTCCAACAGCTCAGGGAAACATGTAGATGATGCAGAAAGCAGCCATTTCTTTGCTTACCTTGTCTCTACTGCAACACTGGTGGCATTACTCTACATTGGATACCACAACAAACGAAAG ATCATTGCATTTGTAGTAGAGGGAAAGAGATCAAACTCCACACGGAGAACAAAAAGCGGAAAATATCAGAAGCTTGAACAACAG
- the LOC125294965 gene encoding PE-PGRS family protein PE_PGRS26-like isoform X2 has protein sequence MRLGILIFVIFYLGVCLGDVGGPVQGGVGSNEKPTNTEKKTVTTKPEPEPESAGFDKNGADKAPQHFTAERGSGNAAGKVISSAKEDAVTGKDDHAMSENAVTEDAGKGGSTANREAAKNGSAGNGEARRNGFAGKAEPGKSGSAGNVEAGDGGSAGKAEPGKSGSAGNVEAGDGGSAGKAEPGKSGSAGNEEPGKSGSAGNVEAGDGGSAGKAEPGKSGSAGNEEAGDGGFTGKGEAGKSVTAGNEEPGKSGPEGNVEAGDGSSTGKAGKSGSAGNEETRKSGPEGNGEEGKSGSAGSGEAGKSGSEGNGETGDGGSAGKGEAGNRGSAGNGEAGKTKGEILSIDSNSSGKHVDDAESSHFFAYLVSTATLVALLYIGYHNKRKIIAFVVEGKRSNSTRRTKSGKYQKLEQQI, from the exons GTGATGTTGGTGGACCTGTCCAAGGGGGTGTTGGGTCAAATGAAAAGCCTACCAACACTGAGAAGAAAACTGTGACGACAAAACCTGAACCTGAACCTGAATCAGCAGGTTTTGACAAAAATGGTGCAGATAAGGCTCCACAACATTTCACAGCAGAGAGAGGTAGCGGTAATGCAGCAGGAAAAGTAATCTCCTCTGCAAAGGAAGATGCAGTCACTGGAAAGGATGACCATGCCATGAGTGAAAATGCAGTCACGGAAGACGCAGGAAAGGGTGGCTCCACAGCAAATAGAGAAGCAGCAAAGAATGGTTCCGCAGGAAATGGAGAAGCAAGAAGGAATGGTTTTGCAGGAAAAGCAGAACCAGGAAAGAGTG GTTCAGCAGGAAATGTAGAAGCAGGGGATGGTGGTTCTGCAGGAAAAGCAGAACCAGGAAAGAGTGGTTCAGCAGGAAATGTAGAAGCAGGGGATGGTGGTTCTGCAGGAAAAGCAGAACCAGGAAAGAGTGGTTCAGCAGGAAATGAAGAACCAGGAAAGAGTGGTTCAGCAGGAAATGTAGAAGCAGGGGATGGTGGTTCTGCAGGAAAAGCAGAACCAGGAAAGAGTGGTTCAGCAGGAAATGAAGAAGCAGGGGACGGTGGTTTCACAGGGAAAGGAGAAGCAGGAAAGAGTGTTACAGCAGGAAATGAAGAACCAGGAAAGAGTGGTCCAGAAGGAAATGTAGAAGCAGGGGACGGTAGTTCAACAGGGAAAGCAGGAAAGAGTGGTTCAGCAGGAAATGAAGAAACAAGAAAGAGTGGTCCAGAAGGTaatggagaagagggaaagagtggTTCAGCAGGAAGTGGAGAAGCAGGAAAGAGTGGTTCCGAAGGAAATGGAGAAACAGGGGATGGTGGTTCCGCAGGGAAAGGAGAAGCAGGAAACCGTGGTTCAGCAGGAAATGGAGAAGCAGGAAAGACTAAAGGAGAGATACTCTCTATCGACTCCAACAGCTCAGGGAAACATGTAGATGATGCAGAAAGCAGCCATTTCTTTGCTTACCTTGTCTCTACTGCAACACTGGTGGCATTACTCTACATTGGATACCACAACAAACGAAAG ATCATTGCATTTGTAGTAGAGGGAAAGAGATCAAACTCCACACGGAGAACAAAAAGCGGAAAATATCAGAAGCTTGAACAACAG